The Triticum urartu cultivar G1812 unplaced genomic scaffold, Tu2.1 TuUngrouped_contig_6893, whole genome shotgun sequence genomic sequence GGTTAGGAGGGAGCACCGGAGCAGGGCTCCTAATTGTAAGGGTTTGACCTAAGCGCCCGCGTTGTACATGCCCTAACAAACTTGAAAGGATTCACAAGAGTTAACACGTCGAGCATGGGCAGCTGAACAAGAAGCTGGACTCGTGCAAGCACGAGCTTGCTGAACTTGTTGCGTATGGCCCTACGGCTGGCCGCGTAGACCGCAAGTTAGGTGATCATTAGTGTCTGTTTAAGAAGTGCCAACCGTCAACTACTCCACCAACTATATACAAGCGTCAAGCGTGGTTGGATAACAAGATCTGCACCACCGACGAACCAGCGGGGAAGAAAGCAGAGGTTACAGAGGCAGCAGCGGCAAGAAGCAGAGCAGAGATCGATGGCCGAGGCTGCGGGGAGCGGCGGCGTGGTGAAGCACCTCGTGCTCGCGCGGTTCAAGGAGGAGGCGACGCCCGAGGCGCTGGACCAGCTCATCCGCCGCTACGCCGGCCTCGTCGACGCCGTCCCCTCCATGAAGACGTTTCACTGGTGAATatatcctcccactcaattcttgcATACTGTCGTACACCTCTCTGCCTCGGCCCCCATGGTGAGCTGTTGATTATAGTTTTATAAAGAACGGATTCAAGTAGCAAACGAGCTGTTTTTCTTGGATTCAACGGGCGGATCCAGCGGATCCCATTACCACGCGTGCAACATCCACAAGTTTCTTCTCGATTTCCCCTTTTTTTTTTCTTGTGCAAAGTTCATACTATGTCAATGTTCTATCTCTCTGCTTGGTATCCAGGGGAACTGATGTGACCGTACTGGACACGCACGAAGGATTCACGCACGTCTTCGAGTCCACTTTTGAAAGCGCAGAGGGAGTCAAGGAGTACATTGCACACCCATCGCATGTAGAGTTTGTAGATGAATTCTTGGCTTTGGCGGAGAAGATGCTAATAATGGATTACAAGCAGGCAGCTACCAATTAGTAGTGATTTCGGCAAAGTGAGGCTCTGCGAGCTTCTGCTCTCGCCCTCGGTGATATTTTTTTTTGTATTtgtatttgaatttcatttggtatTCACAGGGACATGTACGTTCTGCTAAATAAATCTGTCCAGCCTTCTATTTGTGTTGACAATGATGGTTGAATTTGGTGGAACTATTTTTCTTTTTCAGAATACAATTTGGTGCTACTATACTCCTAAATGTTTGAAATAGTTCAGGTATTTCAATTTTCCGTAGGACTTATAACCAAAATCATGTATGGGCTTTTTTTTTCATCAAACAACAGAATCTGCATTTCCATTTCGTTCAAGCATCAGACGTGTGTTTTAACTTCGACCATTAGAGATAGGAGTTAGGACCAAAGTCTCTTAGCGGAGGTTATGGTTTGGCAACCCAACATATCAACTTGGAGAAGAAACCTCAAACATTGAGGATGTTGAAGAAGCTCTCCCATATCATCGAGTTGAATGCTTTGGCGAAGTCAAGCTTGATGACAAGCGTGGGAGCGTTGCATATATCATAGGGTTAGAAGACCTCCGGGGCGTAGAAGAAATTTTGCCACATGTTCCTCCATCTGATGAAGCCTGTCTAGTCTAGGTCAATGAGAGTCATGACTTTCCGGCTACAACCTGTTCATCAACCCTTTTTCTGAAACCCTTGACACTAGCATTTTGGAGTGAGATAGAGCGGAAGGAGCTAGGAGCAAGCACTCCAAACTTCTTCGAAAACATCACGTTGTATGCCCCTGTTTGATCTGCTCAATATCTTCGACCCCATCTCGGAAGGAATGTCCGTTTGAACACGCAGCTTGAACGAAGACGTCAAATCCCGGGGGAGCTCCCAATCCACAAGACAATGAAAGAATCACAGAGTTCCTCGTTAGAAGGGGGGAGCCCATCATAGAAGCAGATGAGGTCAAGACGCCAAACAGGATCGATCGAGGACCCCGACATAGCATAGAGAAGAAGGCGTCCTCACGGCTTCCTTGGCGTCGACGAGGAGAGTCAGAGAGTGGATGCGAGCACGCCGTTCCACAAGTAATTTTTTTTGCCCATTTACATGTTTACGGCAGGAAGCTACAAACAAAATTCAGCAAACTGATTTATCTATACCACCAGGGGCGGAGCCAGAACTTTTGTGAAGCCCGGGCAAACTTAAGCCTGAATGTCTAACATGCAAATAAAAAATTTCGTACCTGGTAGATAATATATACTATGCATCAAACTTGCAAAGCACAAATCCACATTAATATTGAAGTGAAAATACGAACATAACAGTCAGACAAATGTAATATTTAAGCGAACTAATATATCAATATTCCATTTCAGATAGAAAAGGGCATAGAGCAAATCAGCCAAACTAGCCATCTTGCCAACAAAAGTGTAGCCGTCTAAATCACCATGACACCATCAATATATCCTAGAAGACACTACAGGATAAGAAAATTGATTTGTTTTTCACAAAAATTCAGTGTTGTGATTTGTTTATTTATTCAAAACAGAGAGCTTGTAACAATAGAAAAGGTTAGATGGAACGTACCAATAGTGTGCTAAAGAAAATCACGAGGCAAATGTCCTTCCGAGACTTCATTGCTGTAAATGTTCGAATGATATCTTTATCATCAACTGACTTGAATAACTCCCGCTCGGTGTAACATATCATCAAGTCGTTGAACCATTCGTTGTTGATCTTGCTACGCAATTTATTCTTGATAATCTTCATTGCTGAAAATGCTCTCTCAACAGATGCAGTTGACACCGGCAATATCAAAGCCAACTCAATAAGTTTGTATACCAATGGAAATACCAGATTTTTCTTAGTTTCAACCATCTTCACGGCCAAACTTTGAACATCATCACAAGTAGAAAAAGAAGCATGCCTTTTCACTTGACTTATATAAGTGAGGAGCTGCTCTCTTATTGTTCCACGATCATCATTAGAGAAGTctt encodes the following:
- the LOC125531230 gene encoding stress-response A/B barrel domain-containing protein HS1-like, which produces MAEAAGSGGVVKHLVLARFKEEATPEALDQLIRRYAGLVDAVPSMKTFHWGTDVTVLDTHEGFTHVFESTFESAEGVKEYIAHPSHVEFVDEFLALAEKMLIMDYKQAATN